DNA sequence from the Actinomycetota bacterium genome:
CGTCCTTGGAGACATGGCGTCGAGTGTGCCAGCTAACCGCATGCTCCTGGGAGACGTCGGGACCGGCAAGACGGTCGTGGCGGCCCACGCGCTGTGTGTTGCAGCCGATTCCGGCCACCAGGCGGCGATGATGGCCCCAACGGAGGTACTTGCAACCCAATATGCCGACAAGGTTGGTCCTATGATGTCCGCGGCGGGTGTCCCGTGGGCACTGCTCACCGGCTCGACTCCGGCGCGCCGGCGCCGCGAGATCGTAGCCGGGCTGGCGGACGGCTCCCTGTGCGTTGCATTCGGGACGCATGCACTCATCGAAAAGGGCGTGTCCTTCGCGGACCTGAGTCTGGCCATCGTGGACGAACAGCATCGTTTCGGTGTCGCTCAGAGGCTCGGATTGCGATCGAAGGGAGCCGCCACGGATCTTCTCGTGATGACCGCAACACCAATCCCGCGCAGTCTGGCACTGACTCTGTACGGGGATTTGGATACTTCCTACTTGCGGGAGCGTCCCATTTCCAACACGCCGCAGACCGTTACGGAAGTCGTTCCTGTATCCAGGCGCCGTGCTGCATACGACGCCATCCGTTCCGAGGTGGCCGCCGGACGTCAGGCCTACATCGTATGCGCGCTCGTTGACGAATCCGACAGTGCCCAGGCGCGCGCTGCGGTCAAAGAGGCGGACCGTCTCGCTACTCAGGTCTTCCCGGATCTGAGGGTCGGACTGCTGACCGGCCGTATGGTCCCTGCTGAGAAGTCCAAGGTCATGGACGCGTTCAGACGGGGTGAGATCGATGTTCTCGTGTCGACCACGGTGATCGAGGTCGGTATCGACGTCCCGAATGCGACCATCATGATCGTCGAAGACGCCGAGCGTTTCGGACTGGCGCAGCTTCACCAGCTCAGAGGAAGGGTGGGCCGAGGAGAACATCCCGGTCGCTTCATCCTCTTCCCGGATGCCCGGACCGAGGAAAGCCGACGTCGAATGGAGGCCATCAGCTCCACAAACGACGGTTTCGAACTGGCCCGACTCGACATGACGCTGAGAGGAGAGGGCCAGATCCTTGGCCAGAGGCAAAGCGGTCTTCCGGAACTCAAACTCGCCGACCTGACCGAGGACATGGACCTTGTGGAAGCCGCACGCGATGATGCGCGTGCGATCGTCGACACCGAACCCGGGCTCGACGATCCTCGAAACGGTCCGCTGCGTCACGAGGTTGAGCAGCGCTTCGATGCTGTTTGGGAGTGGGTGAGCAGCGGGTGAGGATCGTAGCTGGTGAACTGCGTGGCCGCCGCATCTCAGCCCCCGCCGGCGTCGAGACCCGTCCCACGTCGGACCGCGTGCGAGAGGCGCTGTTCAGTTCGCTGACGGCTCGCCTCGGCACACTTGACGGAGCATGCGTGCTCGATGCGTTTGCGGGATCGGGCGCCCTTGGCATCGAGGCGCTTTCCCGGGGTGCTTCCAGTGCGACCTTCGTGGAATCGGCACGCCCCGCCCTCTCGGCGCTCGACGCCAACGTCGGTTTCCTCGGAATCGCGAATCGGACGCGCATCGTTCGTGGGGACGTGTTCGCCCTTGCCCGGAGGGGCGCCCTACCAGGCGGGCCGTTCACGTTGCTCTTTCTCGACCCTCCCTATAGAATCAACAAGTTCGAGGTCAGAAGGCTTATCGAGGATATGCTTGATGCCAGTCTGGTGACCCGCGAAGCACTTGTCGTCTGGGAGCACGCATCGAACACGGATGCCGACTGGCCTGACCGGTGCGCGGAGCTTGGGGCGCGCAAGTACGGATCCACGACGATCTCCATTGCAGGATGCGACGCAGAAGGGGAGGGTCGATGAAGCGGGGACTGTGCCCGGGTACGTTCGACCCGGTTACCTCAGGTCACCTCGACATCATCGAGCGAGCCGCCTTCCTGCTTGACGAACTGGTCGTCGCAGTTGCCTTCAATCCCGACAAGGGTGGTGGGCCACTGTTCACGGTTGAGGAGCGCGTCGCGTTCATCGAGGATGCAACACAAGAACTTCCTAACGTGACGGTGCGGCCTTTTGATACCCTGTTGGTGGACTTCGCACACGAGACCGGTGCCACGGCTATCATCAAGGGCCTTCGAGCGGTAACGGATTTCGAGCGGGAATTCCAGATGGCTCAGCTGAACTACCGTCTCGACAAGAGGATCGAAACGATGTTCATCATGGCGATACCGGAGTACATGTACCTCAGTTCCTCGGCAGTCAAGGAGATAGCGAGACATGGCGGGCCCGTGAAAGGTCTCGTACCGGATGTGGTGCGCGAGGCAATGACGGCGCGGTTCGCCCAGTCCCGTTAAGGGAGGACTTTCATGGACATTATGGCCTTGATCGATCGAATCGAAGAGCTTGTCGACAACGGGCGTTCGTTCCCGTTCTCCAGCTCCAAGTCGGTCGATCCTGAGAAGGTCTATGAGATCATCGATGAGATCCGCGCTCAATTCCCCGACGAGCTCAAGCAGGCCCGTTGGATCGTCAAGGAGCGCCAGGAGATGCTCGAAGAGGCCGAGAAGGAGGCTAACCGCGTTCTCGAAGAGGCGCGGGACCGTGCGCAGGCGATCGCCTCCGAGCAGGAAGTGGTCAAGCTCGCGGAGCAGCAGGCCGCGGCCATCCTTGACGATGCCCGAACCAAGGAACGCGAGATCCGGCTCGGCGCCGAAGACTATGCCGACGAGATGCTCGCCAACCTCGAAGTCAACCTCGGCAAGCTCCTGACTGCCGTGCAGCGCGGCCGCGACCGTCTGCAGGGCAAGGTCAATCAGCGACAATAGCCATGGAACCCCTCAGAATCGATGTCACCGAGATTCGCGAAGAACTCGGGGCACATGTCAGCGTTCAACGCTCAGTCGACCTCGGTGCTCTCGCCGTTGGTCAAATTGAGTTCGCGCCGATGGGTCCGGCGGCTGTCGACGTCTCCATTCTCAACACGGGCAACGGGCTCGTTGCGCAGGGGCGCATCAACGCCACAGTCCGCACCGAGTGCGTACGGTGCCTCGAACTTTTCGACCTCGATGTCGAGGTTGCCGTCGAGATGTTCTACGCCGACCGCGAGGAGGCTCAACTTCTCAACGAGGATGTTGACTGGGAGCCGATCGAATCCGGTTCGATCGACCTTGCCTCGGCTATCGAAGCTGCAGTGACCGTGGACCTGCCCTTTGCCCCTCTGTGTGCGGACGACTGCAGAGGCATCTGCCCAACATGCGGGAACAACCTCAACGAGACCACCTGCCTGTGCGCTTCCCCCGAAACGTCTCCCCCGAGTCCGTTCTCGGCACTCAAGAATCTGTTTCCCGGGGAAGAAACCTAGCACGACGCGTGAGTTCCCGGTTCATGGGGGCTGTGCTATGATGTCGCACCGTGCGGCTCAGACTAGCGCACTGACAAGAACATGCCGGACCTAGGTCACTGGTCCGTGCCCGAGAGGAGAACCAAGCATGCCCGTCCCCAAGAGGAAGACATCGCGAGCCGTACGCGACCAGCGTCGGGCCACACATAGTCTCGAAGTGCCGGCCAAGTCGCTGTGCCCCCAGTGCCACTCGCCGAAGCTTCCGCATCGCGTGTGCGCTGAGTGCGGGTACTACAACGGTAAGGAAGTCATACAGACTGACTAGCCGCTTCGGTGCGCACGTACTGGAGCTATCTCGACACGGGGGAGGCGAGCGGGTCTGTGCTCGATGGGTTCTTCGAGCCCCGTGCCGTCGCAGTGGTCGGCGCTGCCCGTGAACCGGGCAAGGTCGGCCACTTTGTTCTTGAGAACCTTGTGTCGGCCGGTTTTCAGCGCCCCATCTACCCCGTCAACCCCAATGCGACAGAGATTCTTGGCCTGACGTGCTATGGGAACGTCGGTGAACTGCCTGGTCCGTGCGATCTGGCGGTCGTGGTCGTTCCAGCCGCAGCCGTCCCGGGGGTTATCGATGAGTGCGCGGCCGCGCACATCGACTCCGTGATCGTCATCTCCGCCGGCTTCAAAGAGTCCGGACCGGCTGGAGGCGCACTCGAGCGCGAGGCCCTGGCACGGGCACGCTCCGGCGGCGTTCGGCTGCTCGGACCCAACTGCCTCGGTCTTATCGCATCCGGCTCCAAGCTCAATGCATCCTTTGCCCAGGTCATGGCCCCTCCGGGGGCGATATCCTTCATGTCTCAGTCCGGTGCGTTGGGGACAGCCATTCTCGACTACGCAGCCGGTGAGGGGATCGGGTTGGCGAACTTCGTATCACTAGGCAACAAGGCCGATCTGACCGAGGTCGACCTGCTCAGAGCGTGGGACGCCGATCCTGCGACCAGTGTCATCGTCGCCTACATAGAGTCGGTGACCGACGGAAGGCTCTTCGTCGAGACCGCTGGCCGCGTCAGTGCCAGAACGCCGGTGATCGCGATCAAGTCGGGGCGATCTGACGCCGGCGCCCGAGCGGTCTCGTCGCACACTGGCAGTCTCGCCGGATCGCGCGTCGCATACGATGCCGCTTTCGACAAGGCCGGGATCATCCGGGCGCACGACGTTCAAGAACTCTTCGATCTGGCCGCGGGCTTCTCGCGACAACCGCTTCCTTGCGGCCCGGGTGTCGCCCTGCTCACCAACGCAGGCGGACCTGCGGTGCTCGCCACCGATGCGTGCGAGGCTGCGGGTCTCACCCTGGCATCTCTTGAGAACGAGACCATCGATGTCCTGCGCGGTCAGCTGCCTCCAGCAGCAGCGCTGTACAACCCCGTCGATATCCTTGGCGACGCCACACCTGAGCGCTATCGCGGCGCATTGCGAGCTCTCTACAGGGATTCCAACGTCAGAGCCGTCATAGTCATTCTCACTCCTCAGGCGATGACCGATCCTACGAGTACCGCGCGTGCCATAGTCGAGGAGGCTGCGGTCTCCGGAATCACGACTTTCGCTTCGTTCATGGGTCGGGACTCCGTCGAGGAGGCGTGGGGCGTCCTGCGCGAGGGTACCGTTCCGAGCTTCCCGTTTCCGGAGCGGGCGGTCGCGACGCTTGCCGCCATGAACCGCTACGTCGCCTTCCGCTCACGTCCGAAGAGCATGTCGCCACCGGTACGAGGGGACTCGACGCGTGTCCAGGCACTTCTGGACGAGACTCGGGCGGCAGGGCGGTCATTCGCTACAGAGCAGGCCGCTGCCGAGATAGCCGACGCGTACGGCCTGCGAGTTCCTGCAGGCGGTGTTGCCAGAGGTCTCGCCCGCGTTCGGGAGCTTGCCGCGCGAATCGGCTATCCCGTCGTCATGAAGATCGCGAGTCCGGACATCCTGCACAAGTCCGACGTTGGCGGGATTCTCACCGGCATCGCGGATGAAGAGGAACTCGCGCAAGCGTACGAGACCATCGTCGGTCGTGCGCGAGCGTACGCACCCGAGGCGATCATCCACGGCGTGCATCTTCAGAAGCAGGTAGCGCCCGGCCGGGAAGTCATCGTCGGTGTGGACCGCGACCCGCAGTTCGGCCCGATTCTCATGTTCGGACTCGGAGGCGTCTACGTCGAGGTCCTCAAGGATGTGACCTTCCGCCTGTGCCCGGTCACCCCTAGGGAGGCCCGCGACATGGTCGCCGAGATTCGTGCCTATGGACTCCTGCGGGGGGCACGCGGCGAGAAGCCTGCGGACATCGACGCGGTCGTCGAGGCTATCCTTGGCGTATCGGCGCTTGTCATGGACTTTCCCGAAATCGTCGAGCTCGACATCAATCCGCTCATCGTTGGCAATGCCGGCGAAGGAGCGTTCGCTGCGGACGTCAGGATCGGCATCGGAGGATCATCATGAGAACGGTCATCGTCGCTTCCACCGCGCCCTACTCGGGCAAGAGCGGCATCTCCCTCGCGATGCTCGCCGCGCTCGGCGAGCGCGGGCACGCGACCGGCTACTTCAAGCCATATGGAACCATGCCGGTCACAGTGAACGGCATTGTCACCGACGAGGACGCTTTCTACATCACGCGCAACGCGTCAGCTGCGGCCTCCATCGAGATGGTTTGCGGCGTCGTGGAAACCCGCGCGTTCGTCGAAGGGACCCTCGATGACGACCCCGGGGACCTCAGCGAGCGCGTGACGGCCGCTTTTGCCGCGGCCTCGCGCAACGCCACGGTCATGGTCGTAGAGGGCACAAGCTCGCTGGCGCAGGCGCGCACCGTTGGCCTGAATCTCTGCCCGATGGCCGAGCTCCTCGATGCTCAAGTACTGCTTGTGGACCGGCCACAAGGGCTGGATCTGCCTGACAACGTGCTGTGGGCCTCCGACTGCCTTGGCGAACGTCTCCTTGGCGTCGTATTCAACGCGGTGTCTGAATCGCACTTCGACTTCATTGCCGAGGACGTCACCCGTTTTCTCACAGGCCGAGGAGTACCCGTCCTTGGAACACTGCGGCGCGACCCGCTGCTTTCGTCGGTCACAGTCGCCGAGATCGTGGAGGCCCTCGGTGGCATGGTGCTTTGCGCCGAGAGCGCCCTTGCCGAGCCCGTCGAGACCTTCATGGTCGGTGCCATGGGGCAGGAGAAGGCGCTCAGGTTCTTCCGCCGCAAGGCCCGCAAGGCGGTCATCACCGGCGGCGACCGCCCCGACGTGCAGCTTGCAGCCCTGGAGACGGACACGCGCTGCATCGTGCTTACCGGGAATCTTCCCCCTAGCTCGCTCGTGCTGGCGCGTGCAGAGGAGCTGGGTGTGCCGATGGTCCTGGTAGGTATGGACACGCTCTCCGCCGTCGAGACGATGGAGTCTTTGCTGGGGCGTGTCCACCTTCATGATGTGGTGAAGGCTGATAGAATACGCGAGATGTTCTGCTCAGCGGTCGACGTCGACAAGCTCGTGCACCAGATCGTTGAGTAGCCGAAACGATTCACTCAACACGGGAGAAGACATGGTCGAGCGGCGCACGGCGCGAGTGTGCGTTGATGTCATGGGCGGGGACCACGCTCCCGACAAGATCCTCGAAGGCGTGGACGATGCACTGGCTGTCGATCCCGACCTCGTTGTCGTGCTGACGGGCGATGTGGGAATCGTTGGCCCCTTCGCCTCATCACGCGATCGTGTCGAGGCGCACCCGACCACCGAGGTTATCGCGATGGACGAGCACCCGGCCAACTCCGTACGTGCGAAGAAGGACTCGTCGGTCGTGGTCGGGTGTCGGCTCGTGCGCGACGGCGAGGCCGACGCCTTCTTCTCGGCAGGTTCCACCGGAGCCTGCATGGCAGCAGCGACCCTCGTCATGGGGCGGATTCGCGGTGTCTCCCGGCCGGCGATCGCGACGGTCATTCCTACCGGAGGGACTCCCACGGTCTTGCTTGATGTCGGCGCCAATGCCGACTGCAAGGCGGAGAATCTTCTCCAGTTCGCGCACATGGGCAGCGCATACGCTACAACCGTTCTCGGACTTGAATCGCCGCGGGTAGGACTGCTCAATATCGGCGAGGAGGCCACGAAGGGCTCGCTGCTGGCTCAGGAGGCACATGCTCTCATGGCTGAGTCGGTCGGAGGCTTCGCGGGCAACATCGAAGGGCGCGATGTCACGACCGGTGTCGTCGATGTCATCGTCACCGACGGGTTCACCGGCAACATCGCGCTCAAACTGCTCGAAGGGCTGTCCCGGACGCTCCTTGGCGAAGTGAAGGCCGCGATGACGTCGGGCGTGCTGAACTCACTTGCAGCGGCCGTGCTGAAGCCCTCGTTGCAGGCGCTCAGGGACGAGCTTGACCCGGACACGTATGGCGGAGCTCCGCTGCTCGGGGTCAACGGTATATGCATCATCGGCCACGGAAGCTCCGGCGCACGCGCGGTCGCGTCCGCCATCCGCGTCGCAGCGCAGGCGGCGCGCGGAGGGCTCACGGAACGGATCGCCGGAGCGATAACAGGACCGTCCTGATGCCCTTTCGTAGCGTTGCGTGCATGTGTACACTACTCGGACATCCAGCCCCCGGCCTTCGACATCCAAGGAGACCTACTCAGTCATGACCCGTTATGCCGAGATCATCGGCGTCGGCTCGTACCTGCCGGACAGGCGGCTCACGAACTCCGACCTCGAGCACATGGTTGACACTTCCGACGATTGGATCGTCAGCCGCACGGGCATCCGCGAGCGGCGTATTGTGGCAGACGGCCAGGCGACCTCGCATCTTGCGACCGAGGCGGCCGCAAGAGCGCTATCCGACTCCGGGGTTGCTCCGGCTGCAGTGGACCTTCTGATCGTCGGTACATCGACTCCCGACATGCTCATGCCATCCACCGCGTGTCTCGTCCAGGCCCGGCTTGGTATGACCTGCGCGGCTTTCGACGTCAACGCCGCCTGCACTGGATTCGTCTATGCGCTCAGCGCCGGTGTCTCGGCAATCGAGTCAGGGCGCGCGAAGATCGTGCTCGTCGTCGGCGCGGACGCTCTCACACGTTTCGTGGACTTCACCGACAGGGGCACGTGCGTCCTCTTCGGTGATGGTGCCGGAGCGGTCGTACTGAGCGCGGGCGACGACCCGGGTGTTCTTGGAATAGTGCTTGGCGCAGACGGGGAAGGGGCGGATCTCCTCACTATCCCCGCGGGCGGTAGTGCCGCACCGGCGACTTGCGAGCGTGTCGAGGCTCACGAGACTACGATTCAGATGAACGGCAACGAGGTCTTCAAGTTTGCCGTGCGTGCGATTCCGGCGGTGACGAACGAGGCGCTTGCGGCTTCCGGACTCAGTGTCGACGACCTGTCGTGGCTGGTCCCACATCAGGCCAACCAGCGCATAATCTCGACGATCGCCGAGCGTCTCGGCATTCCGGAATCTCGCGTGTTCTCAAACGTCGAGGGCACAGGCAACACGTCGGCGGCCTCGATACCGTTGGCCCTCGACGACATGTATACTTGCGGGCATCTTGCGCCCGGTGACGTGGTCGCCCTTGTCGGCTTCGGAGCCGGTCTCACCTGGGGCGCGGCCATCGTACGCTGGACCAAGGCATCACCGAACAAGGAGGCGTAGATGGCCCTGCACACCCGGCTCACAGAGCTGCTGGGCATCGAGTATCCGATCATCCAGGGCGGCATGGCGTGGACGGCAACGGCGGAGCTTGCGTCTGCGGTCAGCAACGCCGGCGGACTCGGGATCATCGGCGCAGGCCACATGCCGACGGACGCCCTTCGCGAGCAGGTCCGCATGACCAAGGCCGCGACAGACAGGCCTTTCGGCGTCAACCTGATGCTCCTTACGCCTCATATCGACGAACTCGTGCAGGTCGTGCTCGACGAGAACGTTCCCGTCGTGACTACCGGCGCGGGCAATCCCGCGCCCTACATGACTTCCCTCAAGGAGCACGGCATCAAGGTGCTGCCGATCGCTCCGTCGACCGCACTCGCCAAGCGCCTTGAGCGCGTTGGAGCCGACGCGATCATAGGGGAGGGCATGGAGGCGGGCGGCCACATCGGTGAGCTGACCACGATGGTCCTGACTCCGCAGCTGGTCGACGCGCTGGATGTTCCTGTCGTGGCAGCTGGCGGAATCGCCGACGGCAGGGGAGTTGCCGCGGTATTCGCCCTGGGCGCCGAAGGTGTCCAGGTAGGCACGAGGTTCATGTGCGCCACGGAGTGCACCATTCACGACTCGGTCAAGGAACGCATCATCAAGGCCAAAGACCGCGACACGACCGTGACCGGCTACTCGACAGGCCATCCCGTGCGCGTCCTCAAGAACAGACTCTCGAAGATGATCGAGGAGCTCGATCGCGCTAGCAAGGTCGACGAGATCGAAGCGCTTGGGAGCGGCAAGCTTGCACTCGCGATGCGGGAAGGCGACCTGCAAATGGGGAGTCTCATGGCCGGCCAGTGCGCGTCGATGGTCGATGACATAATGCCTGCCGAGGAGATCATCCTCACGATGATCGCTGAGGCCGAAGAAGTCATGAGGCGCATGGGCGCCCTTCCTCGGTAGGGAGATCGGATGACCTTCGTTCGCACGGCGTTCGTCTTCCCTGGCCAGGGGTCTCAGCGGGCCGGGATGCTCGACGCCGTCCCGGAGAACGACGCGCTCGAGCGGCTGCTTGACGCCGCGGAAGCATTGTCCGGTCTGGAGCTGCGCACGATTGCGCGTCTCGGGCAGGCCGAGGAACTCGCCGACACTCGTGTCGCCCAGCCGCTGCTGTACCTGACCGACTGGGCCTGGGCGGTCGCTCTTCTCGAATCCCAAGTGGTCCCGGAACTGCTCGCCGGTCACAGCCTCGGGGAGCTTGCTGCTCTCGCGATAGGTGGCGTCGTATCAGTTGAGGCCGGTCTGGAGCTCGTCATCGAACGCTCGAAGCTCATGGCGACTACCGCTGCGTCGGCGCCTGGAACGATGGCCGCCGTCCTTGGCGTGTCTGCCGACGTCATCGCCGACACCCTGGCCACCGTCGATCAAGTGTGGGTCGCGAACGACAACTCGCCGAGTCAGGTGGTCATCTCCGGCTCGCACGAGGGTGTCGAAGCGGCGACCCTGCGGCTCTTGGACGTCGGCGCCCGGCGTGTCGTTCCTCTCAATGTCGCCGGCCCCTTCCACTCGCCGATGATGGAGCCCGCGCGCGCGGCCTTCGCCGAGATCCTCGTCGAGACCGAGTTCAAGAACGCCACGATCCCGGTGCTTCAGAACACGGACCCCTCTCCGGCCACCGATGGCCAGGCGATCCGCGAGCGACTCACCGGCCAGATCACGGCTCCTGTACGCTGGACCGAGACCATGCAGGCGTTGGTCGCGGACGGACCCACCGTCGTTGTCGAGGCCGGACCGGGCTCGGTCCTCAAGGGTCTCGTTCGGAACTATGAGTCCCTCTCGGCCGTGTCTGTGGAAGAATCCGGTATCGAACGAGTCGTCGAGGAGGTTTCCTGATGGCGGATCTCACAGGCAAGGTGGCCTTGGTCACCGGCGCTTCACGAGGCATCGGTGCCGCGATCGCCCTTCGTCTGGCCAAGGAAGGTGCCACCGTTGCGGTGAACTACGCGGGCAACGCCGAAGCCGCGGCGAGTGTCGTTGAGAGAATCGTAGCCGGTGGGGGTCGCGCTGTGGCGTTTCAAGCCGACGTGAGCGACCCTGCGGCTTCCACGGCACTGGTCGAAGACGTGATCGGACAACTCGGGGGCCTCGACATCGTTGTCAACAACGCCGGAATCGCCCGCGACGGACTCCTGGTCCGGATGAGCGACGATGATTGGCGCACCGTCATCGACACCAATCTCGGAGGCGTGTTCGGTGTCTGTCGCGCCGCCGGGAGGCACCTGATGAAGCAGCGCTCCGGTTCCATCGTGAACATCACGTCCGTCATCGGCCTTGTCGGAAACGCAGGTCAGGTGAACTATGCCGCTGCGAAGGCAGGCGTTATCGGACTCACCAAGTCCGTGGCTCGCGAGCTCGCCAGCCGGGGTGTCCGAGCCAACGCAGTCGCTCCAGGCTTCATCGAGACTGACATGACCTCGGAGCTGCCCGAGGCTGTGCGCGACCTGGCCCGGAACCAGATTGCTCTG
Encoded proteins:
- the recG gene encoding ATP-dependent DNA helicase RecG; translation: MASHARQDPAATRAAWGDSVSSARFVDAARTEALSRLGIQTVGDLVCHYPFRYLDLTETAALLHVKPGTDVTVVGRVHAVNVKKPRPRLTIVEVAIVDGTGVLLGVWFNQPYMASRFVEGEHVAFAGRVTLDYGMKQIRNPLFEKLGGTGDPAMLGRILPVHRTTDGLSTSWLRRLVAAAVDDFGDVEDFLPSEIRVARELMPRRAALRAVQFPSSHAECRAARRRLAFEELFVLQVGLALRRHAVQVLTGVAHQIGGPALGHLVQNLPFELTCEQCGARDDVLGDMASSVPANRMLLGDVGTGKTVVAAHALCVAADSGHQAAMMAPTEVLATQYADKVGPMMSAAGVPWALLTGSTPARRRREIVAGLADGSLCVAFGTHALIEKGVSFADLSLAIVDEQHRFGVAQRLGLRSKGAATDLLVMTATPIPRSLALTLYGDLDTSYLRERPISNTPQTVTEVVPVSRRRAAYDAIRSEVAAGRQAYIVCALVDESDSAQARAAVKEADRLATQVFPDLRVGLLTGRMVPAEKSKVMDAFRRGEIDVLVSTTVIEVGIDVPNATIMIVEDAERFGLAQLHQLRGRVGRGEHPGRFILFPDARTEESRRRMEAISSTNDGFELARLDMTLRGEGQILGQRQSGLPELKLADLTEDMDLVEAARDDARAIVDTEPGLDDPRNGPLRHEVEQRFDAVWEWVSSG
- a CDS encoding acetate--CoA ligase family protein is translated as MRTYWSYLDTGEASGSVLDGFFEPRAVAVVGAAREPGKVGHFVLENLVSAGFQRPIYPVNPNATEILGLTCYGNVGELPGPCDLAVVVVPAAAVPGVIDECAAAHIDSVIVISAGFKESGPAGGALEREALARARSGGVRLLGPNCLGLIASGSKLNASFAQVMAPPGAISFMSQSGALGTAILDYAAGEGIGLANFVSLGNKADLTEVDLLRAWDADPATSVIVAYIESVTDGRLFVETAGRVSARTPVIAIKSGRSDAGARAVSSHTGSLAGSRVAYDAAFDKAGIIRAHDVQELFDLAAGFSRQPLPCGPGVALLTNAGGPAVLATDACEAAGLTLASLENETIDVLRGQLPPAAALYNPVDILGDATPERYRGALRALYRDSNVRAVIVILTPQAMTDPTSTARAIVEEAAVSGITTFASFMGRDSVEEAWGVLREGTVPSFPFPERAVATLAAMNRYVAFRSRPKSMSPPVRGDSTRVQALLDETRAAGRSFATEQAAAEIADAYGLRVPAGGVARGLARVRELAARIGYPVVMKIASPDILHKSDVGGILTGIADEEELAQAYETIVGRARAYAPEAIIHGVHLQKQVAPGREVIVGVDRDPQFGPILMFGLGGVYVEVLKDVTFRLCPVTPREARDMVAEIRAYGLLRGARGEKPADIDAVVEAILGVSALVMDFPEIVELDINPLIVGNAGEGAFAADVRIGIGGSS
- the rpmF gene encoding 50S ribosomal protein L32 encodes the protein MPVPKRKTSRAVRDQRRATHSLEVPAKSLCPQCHSPKLPHRVCAECGYYNGKEVIQTD
- a CDS encoding ATPase, yielding MDIMALIDRIEELVDNGRSFPFSSSKSVDPEKVYEIIDEIRAQFPDELKQARWIVKERQEMLEEAEKEANRVLEEARDRAQAIASEQEVVKLAEQQAAAILDDARTKEREIRLGAEDYADEMLANLEVNLGKLLTAVQRGRDRLQGKVNQRQ
- a CDS encoding beta-ketoacyl-ACP synthase III, whose translation is MTRYAEIIGVGSYLPDRRLTNSDLEHMVDTSDDWIVSRTGIRERRIVADGQATSHLATEAAARALSDSGVAPAAVDLLIVGTSTPDMLMPSTACLVQARLGMTCAAFDVNAACTGFVYALSAGVSAIESGRAKIVLVVGADALTRFVDFTDRGTCVLFGDGAGAVVLSAGDDPGVLGIVLGADGEGADLLTIPAGGSAAPATCERVEAHETTIQMNGNEVFKFAVRAIPAVTNEALAASGLSVDDLSWLVPHQANQRIISTIAERLGIPESRVFSNVEGTGNTSAASIPLALDDMYTCGHLAPGDVVALVGFGAGLTWGAAIVRWTKASPNKEA
- a CDS encoding phosphotransacetylase family protein encodes the protein MRTVIVASTAPYSGKSGISLAMLAALGERGHATGYFKPYGTMPVTVNGIVTDEDAFYITRNASAAASIEMVCGVVETRAFVEGTLDDDPGDLSERVTAAFAAASRNATVMVVEGTSSLAQARTVGLNLCPMAELLDAQVLLVDRPQGLDLPDNVLWASDCLGERLLGVVFNAVSESHFDFIAEDVTRFLTGRGVPVLGTLRRDPLLSSVTVAEIVEALGGMVLCAESALAEPVETFMVGAMGQEKALRFFRRKARKAVITGGDRPDVQLAALETDTRCIVLTGNLPPSSLVLARAEELGVPMVLVGMDTLSAVETMESLLGRVHLHDVVKADRIREMFCSAVDVDKLVHQIVE
- the coaD gene encoding pantetheine-phosphate adenylyltransferase, yielding MKRGLCPGTFDPVTSGHLDIIERAAFLLDELVVAVAFNPDKGGGPLFTVEERVAFIEDATQELPNVTVRPFDTLLVDFAHETGATAIIKGLRAVTDFEREFQMAQLNYRLDKRIETMFIMAIPEYMYLSSSAVKEIARHGGPVKGLVPDVVREAMTARFAQSR
- the rsmD gene encoding 16S rRNA (guanine(966)-N(2))-methyltransferase RsmD, translated to MRIVAGELRGRRISAPAGVETRPTSDRVREALFSSLTARLGTLDGACVLDAFAGSGALGIEALSRGASSATFVESARPALSALDANVGFLGIANRTRIVRGDVFALARRGALPGGPFTLLFLDPPYRINKFEVRRLIEDMLDASLVTREALVVWEHASNTDADWPDRCAELGARKYGSTTISIAGCDAEGEGR
- the fabK gene encoding enoyl-[acyl-carrier-protein] reductase FabK, whose product is MALHTRLTELLGIEYPIIQGGMAWTATAELASAVSNAGGLGIIGAGHMPTDALREQVRMTKAATDRPFGVNLMLLTPHIDELVQVVLDENVPVVTTGAGNPAPYMTSLKEHGIKVLPIAPSTALAKRLERVGADAIIGEGMEAGGHIGELTTMVLTPQLVDALDVPVVAAGGIADGRGVAAVFALGAEGVQVGTRFMCATECTIHDSVKERIIKAKDRDTTVTGYSTGHPVRVLKNRLSKMIEELDRASKVDEIEALGSGKLALAMREGDLQMGSLMAGQCASMVDDIMPAEEIILTMIAEAEEVMRRMGALPR
- a CDS encoding DUF177 domain-containing protein; this encodes MEPLRIDVTEIREELGAHVSVQRSVDLGALAVGQIEFAPMGPAAVDVSILNTGNGLVAQGRINATVRTECVRCLELFDLDVEVAVEMFYADREEAQLLNEDVDWEPIESGSIDLASAIEAAVTVDLPFAPLCADDCRGICPTCGNNLNETTCLCASPETSPPSPFSALKNLFPGEET
- the plsX gene encoding phosphate acyltransferase PlsX, which encodes MVERRTARVCVDVMGGDHAPDKILEGVDDALAVDPDLVVVLTGDVGIVGPFASSRDRVEAHPTTEVIAMDEHPANSVRAKKDSSVVVGCRLVRDGEADAFFSAGSTGACMAAATLVMGRIRGVSRPAIATVIPTGGTPTVLLDVGANADCKAENLLQFAHMGSAYATTVLGLESPRVGLLNIGEEATKGSLLAQEAHALMAESVGGFAGNIEGRDVTTGVVDVIVTDGFTGNIALKLLEGLSRTLLGEVKAAMTSGVLNSLAAAVLKPSLQALRDELDPDTYGGAPLLGVNGICIIGHGSSGARAVASAIRVAAQAARGGLTERIAGAITGPS